One segment of Ipomoea triloba cultivar NCNSP0323 chromosome 12, ASM357664v1 DNA contains the following:
- the LOC115998842 gene encoding ferrochelatase-2, chloroplastic produces the protein MAPGVTCRLISPSTPHSVTYSPWLPSKTEQMLPTRSVSLCSSQRASSSCHCFRPKFQPHPRPKSSSLLARCSVVSAEQSLLTSTVQQVSTAPLVAGEKIGVLLLNLGGPETLEDVQPFLFNLFADPDIIRLPRLFRFLQKPLAQFISVARAPKSKEGYASIGGGSPLRRITDAQAEALKEALWEKNVPANVYVGMRYWHPFTEEAIEQIKRDGITKLVVLPLYPQFSISTSGSSLRLLESIFREDEYLVNMQHTVIPSWYQREGYIKAMADLIQKELENFEYPREVMIFFSAHGVPLAYVEEAGDPYKAEMEECVDLIMEELEKRKINNAYTLAYQSRVGPVEWLKPYTDETIIELGRKGVKSLLAVPISFVSEHIETLEEIDVEYKELALESGIQNWGRVPALGCEPSFILDLADAVIESLPYVGAMAVSNLEARQSLVPLGSVEELLAAYDSQRRELPPPVVVWEWGWTKSAETWNGRAAMLAVLVLLVLEVTTGEGFLHQWGVLPFFH, from the exons ATGGCGCCAGGAGTTACCTGCCGTTTGATTTCCCCATCGACGCCGCACAGTGTCACCTACTCCCCATGGCTGCCATCGAAGACCGAACAAATGCTTCCGACACGCTCAGTTTCTCTCTGCTCTTCTCAAAgagcttcttcttcttgtcaTTGCTTCAGACCTAAATTTCAGCCACATCCGAGGCCCAAATCATCTTCTCTACTCGCTAGGTGTTCTGTGGTTTCCGCTGAACAATCGCTACTTACTTCCACTGTTCAGCAAGTATCCACCGCTCCCCTCGTTGCAGGGGAAAAGATCGGTGTTTTGCTGCTCAACCTCGGCGGCCCTGAAACTCTCGAGGACGTACAGCCTTTTTTGTTTAACCTCTTTGCTGATCCG GATATTATTCGATTGCCGAGGCTGTTCAGGTTTCTGCAAAAGCCCTTGGCTCAGTTCATATCAGTTGCTAGAGCTCCAAAGAGCAAGGAAGGATATGCTTCGATTGGCGGTGGCTCTCCTCTTCGACGGATAACTGATGCCCAG gCTGAAGCATTAAAGGAAGCACTTTGGGAGAAGAATGTTCCAGCAAATGTCTATGTTGGTATGCGCTACTGGCACCCATTCACTGAGGAAGCAATTGAGCAG ATCAAAAGAGATGGAATCACAAAACTTGTTGTGCTCCCTCTTTACCCCCAGTTCTCTATATCTACTAGTGGTTCAAGCCTTCGACTATTAGAAAGTATATTTCG GGAGGATGAATATCTAGTCAACATGCAGCACACAGTAATTCCTTCCTGGTATCAACGCGAAGGATATATTAAAGCCATGGCTGATTTGATTCAAAAGGAGTTGGAAAATTTTGAATACCCCCGGGAG GTGATGATCTTTTTCAGTGCTCATGGTGTACCTCTGGCCTATGTTGAGGAAGCAGGTGATCCATACAAGGCTGAGATGGAGGAATGCGTGGACTTGATAATGGAAGAActggagaagagaaaaataaataatgcgTATACACTTGCATATCAG AGTAGGGTTGGACCTGTTGAGTGGCTGAAACCATATACAGATGAGACAATCATTGAGCTTGGCCGAAAAGGGGTGAAAAGTCTCCTTGCTGTCCCTATAAG TTTTGTCAGTGAACATATTGAGACATTAGAGGAAATTGATGTTGAGTACAAGGAGTTAGCTCTGGAGTCTGGTATACAGAATTGGGGCCGTGTTCCTGCACTAGGTTGTGAACCCagttttattttagatttggCAGATGCTGTAATTGAAAGTCTTCCTTATGTGGGAGCAATGGCAGTCTCAAATCTTGAAGCTCGGCAG TCCTTGGTTCCTCTAGGCAGTGTGGAAGAGCTATTGGCGGCATACGATTCACAGCGCAGGGAACTGCCACCACCTGTGGTAGTCTGGGAGTGGGGTTGGACGAAAAGTGCAGAAACATGGAATGGAAGAGCAGCTATGTTGGCAGTGCTTGTTTTACTCGTCCTAGAAGTGACCACTGGGGAGGGCTTTCTGCACCAATGGGGTGTACTGCCTTTCTTTCATTGA
- the LOC115998843 gene encoding serine/threonine-protein kinase SAPK7-like, with translation MEKYELMKELGSGNFGVARLLRHKETKELVAMKYIERGRKIDENVAREIINHRSLRHPNIIRFKEVVLTPTHLAIVMEYAAGGELFDRICQAGRFSEDEARYFFQQLISGVHFCHSMQICHRDLKLENTLLDGSPAPRLKICDFGYSKSSVLHSRPKSTVGTPAYIAPEVLSRREYDGKLADVWSCGVTLYVMLVGAYPFEDPDDPKNFRKTISRIMNVQYKIPDYVHISQDCRHLLSRIFVASPSRRITLKDIKNHPWFMKNLPRELTESAQAMYYQRNNATFSGLQSVEDIMKIVGEARNPPPASRAVPGFPWGDEDTDAVDNKEEGVGGDDDDEEDEYDKHVKQVHASGEFHITQPN, from the exons ATGGAGAAGTACGAGCTGATGAAGGAATTGGGATCCGGCAACTTCGGCGTCGCGCGGCTTCTCCGACACAAAGAAACCAAGGAACTTGTCGCCATGAAATACATCGAGCGCGGTCGGAAG ATTGATGAAAATGTGGCCAGAGAAATCATAAATCACAGATCGCTCCGCCATCCCAATATCATACGCTTTAAAGAG GTGGTTTTAACACCAACACATTTGGCTATTGTGATGGAGTATGCAGCTGGTGGAGAGCTGTTTGATCGCATCTGCCAAGCTGGTAGATTCAGTGAAGATGAG GCTAGGTACTTCTTTCAACAATTAATATCTGGGGTCCACTTCTGCCATTCCATG CAAATATGCCATAGAGATTTGAAATTGGAAAATACTTTGTTAGATGGAAGTCCAGCACCTCGCCTTAAGATTTGTGACTTTGGCTATTCTAAG TCGTCGGTGCTGCATTCAAGACCAAAGTCGACGGTAGGAACTCCGGCGTACATAGCGCCGGAGGTTCTCTCTCGCCGGGAATACGACGGCAAG TTGGCAGACGTATGGTCATGTGGGGTGACTCTTTATGTGATGTTGGTTGGAGCATACCCTTTTGAAGACCCTGACGATCCCAAAAATTTCAGAAAAACCATTTCA AGAATAATGAATGTTCAGTACAAGATTCCAGACTATGTTCATATATCTCAAGATTGCAGGCATCTTCTTTCTCGCATATTTGTTGCCAGTCCTTCCAGG AGAATCACATTAAAGGATATAAAGAACCACCCGTGGTTCATGAAGAACTTACCAAGAGAGCTCACGGAATCAGCTCAAGCAATGTACTACCAGAGGAACAACGCCACCTTTTCCGGCCTGCAAAGCGTGGAGGACATCATGAAAATCGTGGGGGAGGCTAGGAATCCCCCGCCTGCGTCCCGGGCCGTCCCCGGCTTTCCCTGGGGAGATGAAGACACAGACGCCGTAGATAACAAAGAGGAAGGAGTAGGTGGTGATGATGACGACGAAGAAGACGAATATGACAAGCACGTGAAGCAGGTTCATGCAAGTGGAGAATTTCACATCACCCAACCCAATTAA